One genomic segment of Linepithema humile isolate Giens D197 chromosome 5, Lhum_UNIL_v1.0, whole genome shotgun sequence includes these proteins:
- the LOC105675580 gene encoding uncharacterized protein isoform X2, whose amino-acid sequence MCLFIRFLDILQTCPKVTKVYDMENFDAVAGQEDDGMDAEYTIYVNNVPPELNEVAIRDIFGQYGKIIHMYYPRNATNAKWTYITYETYREAELAIRELNDRKPLCLKVTLARRSLAKVAPANEKSQNSCVSQSLEERMLATDVAPPFAHTDVKYRQSVGRGQSMNMARKFSTMSQMISHADSESLPSSQASNIYEPEDRFENTNRFWTRGVVTVTSDGKRHVALGRGYTLYEFPEENPKVDDYIGKGSYEYGEDKFKDRLQKCYTCSIKTTKHCEKCLTYYCSRPCQVKDWPRHQMECERIPALVEETVQNMSTLQVSKEEDQEKEASKPKQAINKTIVSNDVKLRRPNIPQNSINGQSNGVTISKTERVNQLVSNAVTRDFSQQSEKPKYNSTAGNTDQSKGDEEYSINSSKVDSIRPNYNRNQNDVTNTTNNNKDIVDNNDNIKDRSYNTDKNQSFQRHEFQNSRKSPPYKGGQNAIRTYSETSSSTTSNIDDDLAFNKDTYLSNKEFTEVEVVVPLDNNEYWITKLKDIETRTTLMIQLQNVAAKSRNVKPIIGNIYGVLYEKIWHRAMIISLNPVMVHFIDYGNDEILQKDADIRDIEDMPKVPKFAKKIQLTPATAEKYKDLRYGNRLSVRMLSRNTDGTIIVEVQKPLEDLSVCTKESAPQSDVNNGAIEKTVPQEKFKMPSIINIKASKIQIPNVFDAFANLLTQKAVTELKIEGAIEIVESTETNVYSATLCPSVYSEDVVMVLTDLQQECENMKKSMNCRAQTEDLVCGKGVDAWYRGYVLTSSDLRIITVDEAKILPVNEILPCPEKFLNICAFGVVCRMNRPTIKLDEQIYTFTTLMNQENCKQGSLKIDITINDEIATAVIKPWESLITKSTPALAELKSGSKICLTSYRNQYVMFARSLNESEVEYYNDTMQRIAQCARSAPNLSEPPTTGKIVIAPFYDENNYRAMVMEVKDDKAKIAYIDFGNIDYVNIKELKVLPEDLARQRSCSAKIVLKDVPRDAPMTKETDQYLRNLTGKEIPLTCVYEGTPSTDGVHLTMPTGESVNDELNKLLIPNWKQQKDDNDERYMLNDIKVASLGNIGDTVDAFVIHIQEIGKQYMLSPLDTEMWQHIDEVMSPMIKEFCEKTEYYIPRMQELCLALYKGGWFRAVCFDPKDTDTTSQIYFLDYGNIDSVKHQNIRRMPKDFITPMAMANLCTVINLAPLDNTGNYSPTVEQKIKELVPSESLVKIKIVNCIDDGDYKVEFPDIHAKLVQGNFIK is encoded by the exons atgtGTTTATTCATACGTTTTTTG GATATTTTACAAACGTGTCCCAAAGTAACCAAGGTATACGATATGGAAAACTTTGATGCAGTTGCTGGTCAGGAAGATGATGG GATGGATGCAGAATACACAATTTATGTGAATAATGTGCCACCAGAATTAAATGAG GTTGCAATTAGAGACATTTTTGGTCAATAtggtaaaattattcacatgTATTATCCTCGTAATGCTACTAATGCTAAATGGACTTACATTACGTATGAAACATATCGTGAGGCAGAACTTGCTATAAGAGAACTTAATGATAGAAAACCATTATGTCTGAAAGTTACACTTGCAAGAAGGTCGCTTGCAAAAGTCGCACCTGCAAATGAAAAATCACAGAATTCATGTGTATCACAAAGTTTGGAAGAAAGAATGTTAGCAACAGATGTTGCACCACCATTTGCTCATACTGATGTAAAATA TCGGCAGAGTGTTGGTCGTGGTCAATCAATGAATATGGCTCGTAAATTTTCTACGATGTCACAAATGATATCGCATGCAGATAGTGAATCATTACCATCTTCGCAGGCatctaatatttatgaacCTGAGGATCGTTTTGAGAATACAAATAGATTTTGGACAAg aggTGTGGTAACCGTTACATCAGACGGAAAGAGACATGTTGCACTTGGACGCGGTTATACACTATATGAATTTCCAGAAGAGAATCCTAAGGTTGACGACTACATTGGAAAA gGATCATATGAATATGGAGAGGACAAGTTTAAGGATAGACTGCAAAAATGTTACACTTGTTCCATCAAAACAACAAAACATTGTGAAAAATGCTTAACATATTATTGTAGCAGACCATGTCAAGTAAAAGATTGGCCACGACACCAGATGGAATGTGAACGAATACC agCGTTAGTAGAAGAAACAGTTCAGAATATGTCAACTTTGCAAGTTAGTAAAGAAGAAGACCAAGAAAAAGAGGCATCAAAGCCAAAGCaagcaattaataaaacaattgtatCTAATGATGTAAAACTACGGCGGCCCAATATACCACAAAATTCAATCAATGGTCAAAGTAATGGTGTTACCATATCAAAAACTGAAAGAGTGAACCAATTAGTAAGCAATGCTGTGACCAGAGATTTTTCTCAGCAGAGTGAAAAGCCTAAATATAACAGTACTGCTGGAAATACTGATCAGTCGAAAGGAGATGAAGAATATTCAATCAATTCAAGCAAAGTTGACTCGATTCGGCCAAATTATAATCGTAATCAAAATGATGTTACAAATACGACTAATAACAACAAAGACATAgttgataataatgataatataaaagatagaaGTTATAATACTGATAAAAATCAGTCTTTTCAAAGACATGAATTTCAGAATAGTAGAAAGTCCCCTCCATACAAAGGTGGACAAAATGCCATACGAACATACAGTGAAACTTCTTCTTCTACCACCAGTAATATAGACGACGATCTAGCATTCAATAAAGATACATATTTATCGAACAAAGAGTTTACTGAGGTTGAAGTTGTAGTGCCATTGGACAACAATGAATATTGGATAACTAAATTGAAAGATATAGAAACGCGTACGACACTAATGATACAGTTGCAAAATGTCGCAGCAAAATCGCGTAACGTGAAGCCAATTATCGGCAATATTTATGgcgttttatatgaaaaaatctgGCATAGAGCTATGATAATATCTTTGAATCCTGTAATGGTTCATTTCATTGATTATGGCAATGATGAAATACTGCAAAAAGACGCTGATATCAGAGACATAGAAGATATGCCCAAAGTTCCTAAGTTCGCTAAAAAAATTCAGTTAACTCCAGCCACAGCTGAAAAGTACAAGGATCTACGGTATGGTAATCGACTATCTGTTCGAATGTTGTCCAGAAATACTGATGGAACAATAATAGTGGAAGTGCAAAAGCCACTGGAAGATTTATCTGTGTGTACAAAAGAAAGTGCTCCACAGTCAGATGTGAATAATGGAGCGATAGAGAAGACTGTGCCGcaagaaaagtttaaaatgccatcaattattaatataaaagcttCCAAGATTCAAATACCTAACGTTTTCGATGCTTTTGCTAATTTGTTGACTCAAAAAGCGGTTactgaattaaaaattgaggGCGCCATAGAAATTGTTGAATCCACAGAAACGAATGTTTATAGCGCAACTTTGTGTCCAAGTGTCTATTCCGAAGACGTTGTGATGGTTTTAACGGATTTGCAACAAGAATGCGAGAACATGAAAAAATCTATGAACTGCAg aGCACAAACAGAAGATTTGGTTTGCGGTAAAGGCGTAGATGCCTGGTATAGAGGATATGTTTTAACATCATCCGACTTGCGTATTATTACAGTGGATGAAGCTAAAATTCTGCCGGTAAATGAAATTTTGCCATGTCCTgagaagtttttaaatatttgtgcaTTTGGAGTGGTATGCAGAATGAATCGTCCTACTATCAAATTGGAT gaACAAATATATACGTTCACAACATTAATGAATCAAGAGAACTGCAAGCAAGGAAGtcttaaaatagatataactATAAATGATGAAATCGCGACAGCTGTGATAAAGCCATGGGAATCTTTAATAACAAAGTCGACTCCTGCACTTGCGGAATTAAAAAGTGGATCAAAG ATATGTCTTACCAGTTACCGAAATCAATATGTTATGTTTGCACGTTCTCTAAATGAGTCTGAAgtagaatattataatgataCTATGCAACGTATTGCACAATGCGCTCGATCAG CACCGAATCTGTCTGAACCTCCGACTACAGGAAAAATAGTCATTGCACCATTttatgatgaaaataattatcgcgCAATGGTCATGGAAGTAAAGGATGACAAAGCTAAGATAGCATACATTGATTTCGGAAATATagattatgttaatataaaagaacttAAAGTATTACCAGAGGATTTGGCACGG caaCGGAGTTGTTCGGCGAAAATAGTTTTGAAAGATGTTCCGCGCGACGCACCTATGACCAAAGAAACTGACCAGTATCTTCGCAATCTAACGGGCAAAGAAATACCTTTGACATGTGTATATGAAGGTACACCATCCACGGATGGAGTGCACTTGACGATGCCTACTGGTGAAAGTGTTAACGATGagctaaataaattattgataccAAATTGGAAACAACAGAAGGATGATAATG atgagCGCTATATGctaaatgatataaaagttGCCAGTTTAGGAAATATAGGTGACACAGtagatgcatttgtaatacatataCAAGAAATTGGAAAGCAGTACATGTTAAGTCCACTCGATACCGAAATGTGGCAACATATTGACGAAGTGATGTCCCCAATG ATAAAGGAATTCTGTGAGAAaacagaatattatataccaAGAATGCAGGAATTATGCTTAGCGTTATACAAAGGAGGATGGTTTCGTGCAGTATGCTTTGATCCGAAAGACACGGACACAACATCCCAAATTTATTTCCTTGATTACGGAAACATTGATTCGGTGAAACACCAAAACATAAGACGAATGCCTAAAGATTTTATCACACCTATGGCGATGGCAAACTTGTGTACAGTTATCA ATTTAGCGCCTCTCGATAATACTGGAAATTATTCGCCTACTGTAgaacagaaaataaaagagttaGTGCCTAGTGAATCGTTAGTAAAAATCAAGATCGTAAATTGCATTGACGATGGCGATTATAAAGTTGAATTTCCGGATATTCATGCAAAACTGGTACAAggaaatttcataaaataa
- the LOC105675580 gene encoding uncharacterized protein isoform X5 translates to MCLFIRFLDILQTCPKVTKVYDMENFDAVAGQEDDGMDAEYTIYVNNVPPELNEVAIRDIFGQYGKIIHMYYPRNATNAKWTYITYETYREAELAIRELNDRKPLCLKVTLARRSLAKVAPANEKSQNSCVSQSLEERMLATDVAPPFAHTDVKYRQSVGRGQSMNMARKFSTMSQMISHADSESLPSSQASNIYEPEDRFENTNRFWTRGVVTVTSDGKRHVALGRGYTLYEFPEENPKVDDYIGKVYEKRLKGSYEYGEDKFKDRLQKCYTCSIKTTKHCEKCLTYYCSRPCQVKDWPRHQMECERIPALVEETVQNMSTLQVSKEEDQEKEASKPKQAINKTIVSNDVKLRRPNIPQNSINGQSNGVTISKTERVNQLVSNAVTRDFSQQSEKPKYNSTAGNTDQSKGDEEYSINSSKVDSIRPNYNRNQNDVTNTTNNNKDIVDNNDNIKDRSYNTDKNQSFQRHEFQNSRKSPPYKGGQNAIRTYSETSSSTTSNIDDDLAFNKDTYLSNKEFTEVEVVVPLDNNEYWITKLKDIETRTTLMIQLQNVAAKSRNVKPIIGNIYGVLYEKIWHRAMIISLNPVMVHFIDYGNDEILQKDADIRDIEDMPKVPKFAKKIQLTPATAEKYKDLRYGNRLSVRMLSRNTDGTIIVEVQKPLEDLSVCTKESAPQSDVNNGAIEKTVPQEKFKMPSIINIKASKIQIPNVFDAFANLLTQKAVTELKIEGAIEIVESTETNVYSATLCPSVYSEDVVMVLTDLQQECENMKKSMNCRAQTEDLVCGKGVDAWYRGYVLTSSDLRIITVDEAKILPVNEILPCPEKFLNICAFGVVCRMNRPTIKLDEQIYTFTTLMNQENCKQGSLKIDITINDEIATAVIKPWESLITKSTPALAELKSGSKICLTSYRNQYVMFARSLNESEVEYYNDTMQRIAQCARSAPNLSEPPTTGKIVIAPFYDENNYRAMVMEVKDDKAKIAYIDFGNIDYVNIKELKVLPEDLARQRSCSAKIVLKDVPRDAPMTKETDQYLRNLTGKEIPLTCVYEGTPSTDGVHLTMPTGESVNDELNKLLIPNWKQQKDDNDKGIL, encoded by the exons atgtGTTTATTCATACGTTTTTTG GATATTTTACAAACGTGTCCCAAAGTAACCAAGGTATACGATATGGAAAACTTTGATGCAGTTGCTGGTCAGGAAGATGATGG GATGGATGCAGAATACACAATTTATGTGAATAATGTGCCACCAGAATTAAATGAG GTTGCAATTAGAGACATTTTTGGTCAATAtggtaaaattattcacatgTATTATCCTCGTAATGCTACTAATGCTAAATGGACTTACATTACGTATGAAACATATCGTGAGGCAGAACTTGCTATAAGAGAACTTAATGATAGAAAACCATTATGTCTGAAAGTTACACTTGCAAGAAGGTCGCTTGCAAAAGTCGCACCTGCAAATGAAAAATCACAGAATTCATGTGTATCACAAAGTTTGGAAGAAAGAATGTTAGCAACAGATGTTGCACCACCATTTGCTCATACTGATGTAAAATA TCGGCAGAGTGTTGGTCGTGGTCAATCAATGAATATGGCTCGTAAATTTTCTACGATGTCACAAATGATATCGCATGCAGATAGTGAATCATTACCATCTTCGCAGGCatctaatatttatgaacCTGAGGATCGTTTTGAGAATACAAATAGATTTTGGACAAg aggTGTGGTAACCGTTACATCAGACGGAAAGAGACATGTTGCACTTGGACGCGGTTATACACTATATGAATTTCCAGAAGAGAATCCTAAGGTTGACGACTACATTGGAAAAGTATATGAGAAAcgattaaaa gGATCATATGAATATGGAGAGGACAAGTTTAAGGATAGACTGCAAAAATGTTACACTTGTTCCATCAAAACAACAAAACATTGTGAAAAATGCTTAACATATTATTGTAGCAGACCATGTCAAGTAAAAGATTGGCCACGACACCAGATGGAATGTGAACGAATACC agCGTTAGTAGAAGAAACAGTTCAGAATATGTCAACTTTGCAAGTTAGTAAAGAAGAAGACCAAGAAAAAGAGGCATCAAAGCCAAAGCaagcaattaataaaacaattgtatCTAATGATGTAAAACTACGGCGGCCCAATATACCACAAAATTCAATCAATGGTCAAAGTAATGGTGTTACCATATCAAAAACTGAAAGAGTGAACCAATTAGTAAGCAATGCTGTGACCAGAGATTTTTCTCAGCAGAGTGAAAAGCCTAAATATAACAGTACTGCTGGAAATACTGATCAGTCGAAAGGAGATGAAGAATATTCAATCAATTCAAGCAAAGTTGACTCGATTCGGCCAAATTATAATCGTAATCAAAATGATGTTACAAATACGACTAATAACAACAAAGACATAgttgataataatgataatataaaagatagaaGTTATAATACTGATAAAAATCAGTCTTTTCAAAGACATGAATTTCAGAATAGTAGAAAGTCCCCTCCATACAAAGGTGGACAAAATGCCATACGAACATACAGTGAAACTTCTTCTTCTACCACCAGTAATATAGACGACGATCTAGCATTCAATAAAGATACATATTTATCGAACAAAGAGTTTACTGAGGTTGAAGTTGTAGTGCCATTGGACAACAATGAATATTGGATAACTAAATTGAAAGATATAGAAACGCGTACGACACTAATGATACAGTTGCAAAATGTCGCAGCAAAATCGCGTAACGTGAAGCCAATTATCGGCAATATTTATGgcgttttatatgaaaaaatctgGCATAGAGCTATGATAATATCTTTGAATCCTGTAATGGTTCATTTCATTGATTATGGCAATGATGAAATACTGCAAAAAGACGCTGATATCAGAGACATAGAAGATATGCCCAAAGTTCCTAAGTTCGCTAAAAAAATTCAGTTAACTCCAGCCACAGCTGAAAAGTACAAGGATCTACGGTATGGTAATCGACTATCTGTTCGAATGTTGTCCAGAAATACTGATGGAACAATAATAGTGGAAGTGCAAAAGCCACTGGAAGATTTATCTGTGTGTACAAAAGAAAGTGCTCCACAGTCAGATGTGAATAATGGAGCGATAGAGAAGACTGTGCCGcaagaaaagtttaaaatgccatcaattattaatataaaagcttCCAAGATTCAAATACCTAACGTTTTCGATGCTTTTGCTAATTTGTTGACTCAAAAAGCGGTTactgaattaaaaattgaggGCGCCATAGAAATTGTTGAATCCACAGAAACGAATGTTTATAGCGCAACTTTGTGTCCAAGTGTCTATTCCGAAGACGTTGTGATGGTTTTAACGGATTTGCAACAAGAATGCGAGAACATGAAAAAATCTATGAACTGCAg aGCACAAACAGAAGATTTGGTTTGCGGTAAAGGCGTAGATGCCTGGTATAGAGGATATGTTTTAACATCATCCGACTTGCGTATTATTACAGTGGATGAAGCTAAAATTCTGCCGGTAAATGAAATTTTGCCATGTCCTgagaagtttttaaatatttgtgcaTTTGGAGTGGTATGCAGAATGAATCGTCCTACTATCAAATTGGAT gaACAAATATATACGTTCACAACATTAATGAATCAAGAGAACTGCAAGCAAGGAAGtcttaaaatagatataactATAAATGATGAAATCGCGACAGCTGTGATAAAGCCATGGGAATCTTTAATAACAAAGTCGACTCCTGCACTTGCGGAATTAAAAAGTGGATCAAAG ATATGTCTTACCAGTTACCGAAATCAATATGTTATGTTTGCACGTTCTCTAAATGAGTCTGAAgtagaatattataatgataCTATGCAACGTATTGCACAATGCGCTCGATCAG CACCGAATCTGTCTGAACCTCCGACTACAGGAAAAATAGTCATTGCACCATTttatgatgaaaataattatcgcgCAATGGTCATGGAAGTAAAGGATGACAAAGCTAAGATAGCATACATTGATTTCGGAAATATagattatgttaatataaaagaacttAAAGTATTACCAGAGGATTTGGCACGG caaCGGAGTTGTTCGGCGAAAATAGTTTTGAAAGATGTTCCGCGCGACGCACCTATGACCAAAGAAACTGACCAGTATCTTCGCAATCTAACGGGCAAAGAAATACCTTTGACATGTGTATATGAAGGTACACCATCCACGGATGGAGTGCACTTGACGATGCCTACTGGTGAAAGTGTTAACGATGagctaaataaattattgataccAAATTGGAAACAACAGAAGGATGATAATG ATAAAGGAATTCTGTGA
- the LOC105675580 gene encoding uncharacterized protein isoform X3, with translation MENFDAVAGQEDDGMDAEYTIYVNNVPPELNEVAIRDIFGQYGKIIHMYYPRNATNAKWTYITYETYREAELAIRELNDRKPLCLKVTLARRSLAKVAPANEKSQNSCVSQSLEERMLATDVAPPFAHTDVKYRQSVGRGQSMNMARKFSTMSQMISHADSESLPSSQASNIYEPEDRFENTNRFWTRGVVTVTSDGKRHVALGRGYTLYEFPEENPKVDDYIGKVYEKRLKGSYEYGEDKFKDRLQKCYTCSIKTTKHCEKCLTYYCSRPCQVKDWPRHQMECERIPALVEETVQNMSTLQVSKEEDQEKEASKPKQAINKTIVSNDVKLRRPNIPQNSINGQSNGVTISKTERVNQLVSNAVTRDFSQQSEKPKYNSTAGNTDQSKGDEEYSINSSKVDSIRPNYNRNQNDVTNTTNNNKDIVDNNDNIKDRSYNTDKNQSFQRHEFQNSRKSPPYKGGQNAIRTYSETSSSTTSNIDDDLAFNKDTYLSNKEFTEVEVVVPLDNNEYWITKLKDIETRTTLMIQLQNVAAKSRNVKPIIGNIYGVLYEKIWHRAMIISLNPVMVHFIDYGNDEILQKDADIRDIEDMPKVPKFAKKIQLTPATAEKYKDLRYGNRLSVRMLSRNTDGTIIVEVQKPLEDLSVCTKESAPQSDVNNGAIEKTVPQEKFKMPSIINIKASKIQIPNVFDAFANLLTQKAVTELKIEGAIEIVESTETNVYSATLCPSVYSEDVVMVLTDLQQECENMKKSMNCRAQTEDLVCGKGVDAWYRGYVLTSSDLRIITVDEAKILPVNEILPCPEKFLNICAFGVVCRMNRPTIKLDEQIYTFTTLMNQENCKQGSLKIDITINDEIATAVIKPWESLITKSTPALAELKSGSKICLTSYRNQYVMFARSLNESEVEYYNDTMQRIAQCARSAPNLSEPPTTGKIVIAPFYDENNYRAMVMEVKDDKAKIAYIDFGNIDYVNIKELKVLPEDLARQRSCSAKIVLKDVPRDAPMTKETDQYLRNLTGKEIPLTCVYEGTPSTDGVHLTMPTGESVNDELNKLLIPNWKQQKDDNDERYMLNDIKVASLGNIGDTVDAFVIHIQEIGKQYMLSPLDTEMWQHIDEVMSPMIKEFCEKTEYYIPRMQELCLALYKGGWFRAVCFDPKDTDTTSQIYFLDYGNIDSVKHQNIRRMPKDFITPMAMANLCTVINLAPLDNTGNYSPTVEQKIKELVPSESLVKIKIVNCIDDGDYKVEFPDIHAKLVQGNFIK, from the exons ATGGAAAACTTTGATGCAGTTGCTGGTCAGGAAGATGATGG GATGGATGCAGAATACACAATTTATGTGAATAATGTGCCACCAGAATTAAATGAG GTTGCAATTAGAGACATTTTTGGTCAATAtggtaaaattattcacatgTATTATCCTCGTAATGCTACTAATGCTAAATGGACTTACATTACGTATGAAACATATCGTGAGGCAGAACTTGCTATAAGAGAACTTAATGATAGAAAACCATTATGTCTGAAAGTTACACTTGCAAGAAGGTCGCTTGCAAAAGTCGCACCTGCAAATGAAAAATCACAGAATTCATGTGTATCACAAAGTTTGGAAGAAAGAATGTTAGCAACAGATGTTGCACCACCATTTGCTCATACTGATGTAAAATA TCGGCAGAGTGTTGGTCGTGGTCAATCAATGAATATGGCTCGTAAATTTTCTACGATGTCACAAATGATATCGCATGCAGATAGTGAATCATTACCATCTTCGCAGGCatctaatatttatgaacCTGAGGATCGTTTTGAGAATACAAATAGATTTTGGACAAg aggTGTGGTAACCGTTACATCAGACGGAAAGAGACATGTTGCACTTGGACGCGGTTATACACTATATGAATTTCCAGAAGAGAATCCTAAGGTTGACGACTACATTGGAAAAGTATATGAGAAAcgattaaaa gGATCATATGAATATGGAGAGGACAAGTTTAAGGATAGACTGCAAAAATGTTACACTTGTTCCATCAAAACAACAAAACATTGTGAAAAATGCTTAACATATTATTGTAGCAGACCATGTCAAGTAAAAGATTGGCCACGACACCAGATGGAATGTGAACGAATACC agCGTTAGTAGAAGAAACAGTTCAGAATATGTCAACTTTGCAAGTTAGTAAAGAAGAAGACCAAGAAAAAGAGGCATCAAAGCCAAAGCaagcaattaataaaacaattgtatCTAATGATGTAAAACTACGGCGGCCCAATATACCACAAAATTCAATCAATGGTCAAAGTAATGGTGTTACCATATCAAAAACTGAAAGAGTGAACCAATTAGTAAGCAATGCTGTGACCAGAGATTTTTCTCAGCAGAGTGAAAAGCCTAAATATAACAGTACTGCTGGAAATACTGATCAGTCGAAAGGAGATGAAGAATATTCAATCAATTCAAGCAAAGTTGACTCGATTCGGCCAAATTATAATCGTAATCAAAATGATGTTACAAATACGACTAATAACAACAAAGACATAgttgataataatgataatataaaagatagaaGTTATAATACTGATAAAAATCAGTCTTTTCAAAGACATGAATTTCAGAATAGTAGAAAGTCCCCTCCATACAAAGGTGGACAAAATGCCATACGAACATACAGTGAAACTTCTTCTTCTACCACCAGTAATATAGACGACGATCTAGCATTCAATAAAGATACATATTTATCGAACAAAGAGTTTACTGAGGTTGAAGTTGTAGTGCCATTGGACAACAATGAATATTGGATAACTAAATTGAAAGATATAGAAACGCGTACGACACTAATGATACAGTTGCAAAATGTCGCAGCAAAATCGCGTAACGTGAAGCCAATTATCGGCAATATTTATGgcgttttatatgaaaaaatctgGCATAGAGCTATGATAATATCTTTGAATCCTGTAATGGTTCATTTCATTGATTATGGCAATGATGAAATACTGCAAAAAGACGCTGATATCAGAGACATAGAAGATATGCCCAAAGTTCCTAAGTTCGCTAAAAAAATTCAGTTAACTCCAGCCACAGCTGAAAAGTACAAGGATCTACGGTATGGTAATCGACTATCTGTTCGAATGTTGTCCAGAAATACTGATGGAACAATAATAGTGGAAGTGCAAAAGCCACTGGAAGATTTATCTGTGTGTACAAAAGAAAGTGCTCCACAGTCAGATGTGAATAATGGAGCGATAGAGAAGACTGTGCCGcaagaaaagtttaaaatgccatcaattattaatataaaagcttCCAAGATTCAAATACCTAACGTTTTCGATGCTTTTGCTAATTTGTTGACTCAAAAAGCGGTTactgaattaaaaattgaggGCGCCATAGAAATTGTTGAATCCACAGAAACGAATGTTTATAGCGCAACTTTGTGTCCAAGTGTCTATTCCGAAGACGTTGTGATGGTTTTAACGGATTTGCAACAAGAATGCGAGAACATGAAAAAATCTATGAACTGCAg aGCACAAACAGAAGATTTGGTTTGCGGTAAAGGCGTAGATGCCTGGTATAGAGGATATGTTTTAACATCATCCGACTTGCGTATTATTACAGTGGATGAAGCTAAAATTCTGCCGGTAAATGAAATTTTGCCATGTCCTgagaagtttttaaatatttgtgcaTTTGGAGTGGTATGCAGAATGAATCGTCCTACTATCAAATTGGAT gaACAAATATATACGTTCACAACATTAATGAATCAAGAGAACTGCAAGCAAGGAAGtcttaaaatagatataactATAAATGATGAAATCGCGACAGCTGTGATAAAGCCATGGGAATCTTTAATAACAAAGTCGACTCCTGCACTTGCGGAATTAAAAAGTGGATCAAAG ATATGTCTTACCAGTTACCGAAATCAATATGTTATGTTTGCACGTTCTCTAAATGAGTCTGAAgtagaatattataatgataCTATGCAACGTATTGCACAATGCGCTCGATCAG CACCGAATCTGTCTGAACCTCCGACTACAGGAAAAATAGTCATTGCACCATTttatgatgaaaataattatcgcgCAATGGTCATGGAAGTAAAGGATGACAAAGCTAAGATAGCATACATTGATTTCGGAAATATagattatgttaatataaaagaacttAAAGTATTACCAGAGGATTTGGCACGG caaCGGAGTTGTTCGGCGAAAATAGTTTTGAAAGATGTTCCGCGCGACGCACCTATGACCAAAGAAACTGACCAGTATCTTCGCAATCTAACGGGCAAAGAAATACCTTTGACATGTGTATATGAAGGTACACCATCCACGGATGGAGTGCACTTGACGATGCCTACTGGTGAAAGTGTTAACGATGagctaaataaattattgataccAAATTGGAAACAACAGAAGGATGATAATG atgagCGCTATATGctaaatgatataaaagttGCCAGTTTAGGAAATATAGGTGACACAGtagatgcatttgtaatacatataCAAGAAATTGGAAAGCAGTACATGTTAAGTCCACTCGATACCGAAATGTGGCAACATATTGACGAAGTGATGTCCCCAATG ATAAAGGAATTCTGTGAGAAaacagaatattatataccaAGAATGCAGGAATTATGCTTAGCGTTATACAAAGGAGGATGGTTTCGTGCAGTATGCTTTGATCCGAAAGACACGGACACAACATCCCAAATTTATTTCCTTGATTACGGAAACATTGATTCGGTGAAACACCAAAACATAAGACGAATGCCTAAAGATTTTATCACACCTATGGCGATGGCAAACTTGTGTACAGTTATCA ATTTAGCGCCTCTCGATAATACTGGAAATTATTCGCCTACTGTAgaacagaaaataaaagagttaGTGCCTAGTGAATCGTTAGTAAAAATCAAGATCGTAAATTGCATTGACGATGGCGATTATAAAGTTGAATTTCCGGATATTCATGCAAAACTGGTACAAggaaatttcataaaataa